In the Hevea brasiliensis isolate MT/VB/25A 57/8 chromosome 8, ASM3005281v1, whole genome shotgun sequence genome, ttattataaaattgaatAGATTAATTGTTCACACTAAGCATGTAGCTTTATCATTGAATTGGCCGTCAAGAAAAAATTAATGACTCCATCCCCGCCTAGCAAATACCCGAAACAAGCAATTCGTAAGCTCCAAAATTGTACAGGGCCGTGGTAGTGGCCCGCCACAGAGAAGCCATCGAATGGAGGTGGCGCGTAGGATAGGAGAGAGGGTTGAatcgagggaggagagagaaaagctaTTTGTTGTTCTTGCTCTTCTATTGGCCCGACAGAATTTAGTATTTTTAttgctttttttattattaaaaaaaagctTTTATATTCAATTATTCTAATTTTTTGATTTTatagaatttataatttttttattgaattttataaaCAATTTGAATTGAAAGAAATACTCATATATCAAATATTTgcactattaaaaaaaaaatgaaagcatAGTTTATCAAAAACATTTATTTAAGAAGTCTGAGTAGCTTAAAAAATTTAGTTTGCTTGGATGAAGATTTGAGCAAACATGTTACTACAAGTTGCTGATGAAACTTTAGCTTGAATGATGGCCATTGATGCATCGTTCTTGTTGGATCTACAAATCTTTCAATCTCCATGCAATGATTCATATAGATTTCTTTTGGAATAAATCACTTCCTGTAGAAAATTTCAATTGAATTCTGTTGGGAGTTAAAAACTTGATTGGTTAATAAGAATACTTAAGGTTGAAGCAAGTTGCTAGAATCAAGCTGTTTAACTTGGTCAAGAATAGTGGCTACAAGTCAGCTTGACAATGATGAAAAGCCAGTAAATATTTTGCTGGTTGAGTCGGCAATGTTTGTATCTCTGAGAAAAACTCTTGCGAGCTGTGAGTGTATAAGCAGTATATTTGTATCTCTGAGACAGTGTTTCTACTGTCtttgatcaataaaattatttgaatgtgatgtGGATTAATTAAATCCATAggcaattatttttttaattgtcaACAAATTCTcacacatttttttttaaataaaattttttaagtcaactaaattaaattgtttctaatagggGATAAGCTTTGgaaattttttctttgattttgaatttgaaacctatcttgatcaatttgagactaataatttgacttaaatcaataattttgatggattgtttaatttaattttgatcaatTATTTTAGAAATTTGATAAACAATTTTGATTTGTTATGTCATCCTACATAAACAATTTTGATGGTTAAATATATAGAAAAAATTCTGAGATTGtgggtttttgttttttttttttcatatacagTATGCGACGTGAGGATGGATTTCTGGACAGCAGATTATGCAAATCAAGTAACCGAACCAAATTCAGtcattaaattttgagaaatattcCTTGCTCTTCTCCTCCCTTTCTCTTTCACTCCTTGCCCTTCTCCTTCTTCTGTTTTGCTTAAATTAGTGGTTGGTACTAACAATCGATTTAACGATCAAAATCGGTTGTTAATAGCAACCGATAcataatttattgaaaaaaaatcaatgctTTTAGTTTGACAATTTTGCAGACATTTTGTAAGTCGGTACCTATTTACAGCTGATTAGCAATCAATTGTAGGttgctaattaaaaaaaaatttaaataacaaataaaaattttcataaataaattattctaaaaattactaaaataataatttattaatgaaaatattctaaaaattactaaaataataatttgttaatgaaaaattagtactacaaaattaatataaaaatattaaaaaaattactgataataattattaatcaaaataatagatataaaaatatatttataagacaaattattaaaaattaacatatatatattataacaaaaattaagaaaattaattagtaaaaaaaattactacaaataatttactataaaaaatatatgaacaaaaaataaattataataaaaaattaattaaataaaaaagataagaaaaaaaaagatgataaagaagaaaaagataatgaagaagaaaatagatgagaaagaaaaatatgatagagaagaaaaatgagaaaaaaaattatgaaaagaaaatagatTAGAAATGAAAAAACACGGATAAAAtagataagaaagaaaaagataaagaagaaattgagagaaaagagaaaaaaaaagaaaaaaaaatgagtaatggaaaaaaaaagagaaaaagaaaatgagtaaTAGTTTATCTAAGTGAATTAATAATCAATTGTTGgttgatattttttaaaaaaattgggtTGAAATTTTTAAGAGAAAAATTTTGTAACTGATTCACAATcacttacaaataaaaaaaatcagtGGGAACTTTGCAATAAATTCCCTATCTGTTTCAAAATCGATTGTTATTAGTAACTAACTCGCAaatcaattgcaaattaaaaattaaattgagcagAAATTTTTTAGGGGAAAATTAGCAACCGATTGCAAAAATGATTTAAGTCCGTTGTAAAAATCGATTGCTAATACAACTGACAAGGAATTAATTGCAAATTTGGAACCTTTTAAAAGAAAGCTATAAATTTAGTAAACAATTTGAAAATCGATTACTAATAGTAACTGAtttttacaataaattataaatcgatttcaaaattttggagccaattttaatttttaatttaataattgattttctaaattagttattaataacaatcaattttaacaactaatttcttaattaattactaatagcaactgattttaaaattaattactaaTTGTACATTCAAAGTTTTTTTAATTTCGATTAGCAATTTATTCTTAAATCGATTGCTGTAAAATAGATTACTAATAACATTTGATTTCATTTAGTTACAAAAATCAATTACAGAACTGATTAATTTTTTATAGTGTCCCAACAATGGTGACTAAAGAATTCAAACCTCTTAACTTTGCAGTAAAATTTGTGTGGAAATGCTGTCCACCACTTTCAATAATCCAACCTTGatgttattatatttttattcatcAGTTTACATAACAATATAATTTTGAAAGTTGAGTTATTAAACaccttatatattaattattgattATAAATCGCTAATAATTGATTGCTAATGATATATTAACAGTGGATTAATGTCGATTGATTACGATCAAACAAGCGTTAAGTGAAAAGATAAACAAGGACTTCATGTTATGATTGAGATCAAAACAAGAGGCAGAGAGAGAGGAGATAACGATTAACAACTGTAATGGGATTCAATTATACAAAATTCCATCTCCtccctttctctttctttccttgctCTTCTCCTTCTTCTGTTTTGCTGTGAACAAGTCACAAacttttaatttttgtaattttataaattaataaaacattattttctcatataaaattatgaatagaTGTAATTAAGTACATGTTGTTCTtatatgaaaaattttatttagatccaattgataattataaattatacaaAGCCCTAATTCCTTGAATATCATCGTCCTGCAAGTTCTTGACCTCTCCAGCCCCAACATATGGATACATAACAGCAGCCTGAACTGTGCTATGTTGAAGACCCAAAGCATGCCCAATTTCATGCAAGCTAATGGTGTACAAATCAATAGAATGgggaaatttacctaatgtccaTCTCTCTTCACTGTCGAAGTGAACTGCTCCAATGGGTGGTGCCCAAGCATGAGCATAAACCCCACCAGGACCATCAAAAGGATCATTATCTTTATGATACCTTTTCTGGAAGGAAAATTTCAGGTCAGCATTTGCATAATCTTCAGTGTACTTGAACGTAAAATGGCTAACACTTGCCCAATCCTGTAAAGATTTCCGAATTGCGTATACTCCTTGTCTTGGTGTTCCATTCAGGAATCCATAGGTAAGTGTTGATTTAGAAGGTGGCCATTTTGGATTTCCATCGTAGAATTTGTAGTCAAGATGAAATCCTGCATTGTTACCATTCATTTTATCTGGCACACCACATCGTGGCATCATCATCTTCGATACAGTTTTTGAGTCTAAGCTTCCTGTTACCGTGAGATTGTAATTCTGCTGAAACTTTCTGATGGCAGACTCTGTTTGCTCATCGAAATcatcatcaccaccaccaccttcaTTATTGTTGTTGGTGTTCAAATAATTGCTGCTGGACTGGTCATGGTTTAGGTAGCCAAATCGTTTAAGGTACTCTTTTAGCTCTTTGACGCCTTTAACGTTTTGACCCTTTTGAGATCCCTGCAAATTCTTTAGGAAATCAaatggtgatggtggtggtggagaTGCTTCTTCTGTCTTATTTGATTGATCATCTGATAAAACTGCATGATAAAGTGtagagaagatgaagaaaaaAATGAGAAACAATGGGGTAACTAGTTTATGTGTCATGGTTGATCACGATGTGGTTTTCCTAAAGATTTTTGGCCTATTTATTGAGGAGAAAATTAAAATGACCATAATAATGTGCATGCTaaattgttaattattattattttctttttttttttttaaagaagattgttaattattattattattatttggaggaaggttttttttttcagaaatttttagGTGAAAGGTTGTTAACTATTATTAGTAGCTATTACTAGATAATTTTAGGCTGAGTTAACTCAACCATTAGAATTTACCTatttactaaaataaaattaaaggatTAAATTTTAGTGTTAATTAATATGGTCCAACCGTAAGTGTAcgagtcgtacaagtaatatagaaaagttaTCGATccgattgaattttttatataaaaaatgattaattcaagttaattttgaaattcaagcgATAGATTGATAGAATTTGATGTGAGAaatctatatatataaaaaatttaacaatCTAATTACTAAGATGAAGATTCAATTAAATTTGCTGTAAATTAAAatgagcaaattgaaatatggtaagaattaaaatgacaagcaattaaattcgattaaaaattaacaataataaaaggGCGATTCTCGAGTTTGGGATTCATATTCAAgccattttgggatttttaaattggttattcaATCTTATAGAAATTATGAGTTTTAAGAAGATTAAttattaaatcctttgaataccctttcgagtgagacaaagagtgccttaattaacttaatcctactttcatggagttaaaattaattaagacccattaggttccttaattaatctgtaaatcctcttaatccttactctatttctagatctaagttaattaaatctaatttcttgattatctatcacaaggttttcttTTTTCGATGCTTCAACCATAGattaagaataatatttaatGGGATTCTACACTAAGCATGTAATTAGGCATACAAGAAATGGATAAAACCTCATAAAattcacaaaatatggattacccaatcaaaatccacaaaatatcttaaatattacatTCCAACTCCAGAATCTATAAAAAACTACTTACTATCCATAATAATTACAAGAAATTTTGAGTAAATATAGAAATAAAACTTGAAACTATATTAAGAACTAAAAAGCCCAATCCAAGAAAGGTagaaaataagaagaaaaagaagaaaactccaaatctgatCCAGAAATGGAGAGAGACGCCTCTTGCTCTGTTTTCTGACCGTTCCTCTGCTTTTGCtctttcttccttccttccttTCTTCCCCTTGCCAAAATGAGATAAGCACACTATTTATATTCTTCTGACAAGTAACCCTAAAATTGTATGTTAGAGGTGAAGTTCACGTGCGAGAATCTTCCTGCGAGCTCATTATGAAGAGttgcacaagttgtgcaagcTTTTTATACCGATTCTACGCATTTTTTTTGTGGTTCCAGGTACTTCCCATGatgttgcataagttatgcaggctGATTGTGCagattttgttagtagtatgccctagagcatatcatttattatgtatcttgtacatatttttattaataaaaggcatttccacttttccgtttacataatatatttatgtgtaatagaaaaggtccattgatattttgttagaaatattattcttaagttgttaagaatattagtaacaatatttctagcacaaagtatcataaataagttcacaatcgatgatacttcataacaaggacatgacttatccagaaagattgtattcatatttgttcccaagttatttatatgagatataaataagatggaatggtgagtctcatgccatataacaaacatgataggcatttataaatgataagtaagccgaaccagtgacacttatgacaagcacatggagtttactcttgtcaatgtttttcataaatcatatcagtgcatataatctttagacctgagatagtacagttatcttgtatataggtagtttaagtttgatactgctttcatacttgtactatgtatgggtatatgggcatgtgttggctcgtactagttatatatggaggtaggtgttgatcaagatgaaatctgttcctctaagtaaatagagataaaatcctatgttcatttaattgttcttgatgtttcaagttcctggcctggacagatagatttattcagaaaagagtttctgatgagaaaatctttttaatcaagaactggaattaaaagagaacataatattcatagcaaatggagtttgacataaaccatgacttcagcttgagttgggattttgtaacagagagattctagtgcatggtaacatatgattataggttcatttaaggtaaaccttattactaattgggtggccatggcatgctatgctagatgttaaccatggtctatgaggttcataaaatgatttagagaaatcatttatggtaagaaagagttctgatgatattaagagttgatatcatatctcattgctaattagtgatgagcctagtaagttacacacatatacaagttatcacctatttaaatatgatttaattaattaattaaagagtttaattgattaattaaataggtttggtttacaattaaactgcaaagtccctagcatgacttgaaaccaaatctagattattggatgtgtagtataaattaaatttatatttaaagtgtttaaatatgaatttaattaatgagaaattaattaatagagattaattaattaatttatatttgatataaattaattagaagaagaaaaataattattttgggttaagaactcaaaattaagacacaggggcattttggtcatttcacagtgtgacacgtggcaccatgagatggtgacacatgggattacacataagcttgccaaatgttttttttaatcatgtaagatgattaaaatca is a window encoding:
- the LOC110631541 gene encoding metalloendoproteinase 5-MMP-like produces the protein MTHKLVTPLFLIFFFIFSTLYHAVLSDDQSNKTEEASPPPPSPFDFLKNLQGSQKGQNVKGVKELKEYLKRFGYLNHDQSSSNYLNTNNNNEGGGGDDDFDEQTESAIRKFQQNYNLTVTGSLDSKTVSKMMMPRCGVPDKMNGNNAGFHLDYKFYDGNPKWPPSKSTLTYGFLNGTPRQGVYAIRKSLQDWASVSHFTFKYTEDYANADLKFSFQKRYHKDNDPFDGPGGVYAHAWAPPIGAVHFDSEERWTLGKFPHSIDLYTISLHEIGHALGLQHSTVQAAVMYPYVGAGEVKNLQDDDIQGIRALYNL